In Penicillium oxalicum strain HP7-1 chromosome I, whole genome shotgun sequence, a single window of DNA contains:
- a CDS encoding LYR motif-containing protein 5B, protein MVNNELRRQVINIYREGVFGANAGKTSTELLWLGREYPLGFQYFRDRLHRAFASQANLTDEDQIRKGIARAEFVKKEVEAL, encoded by the exons ATGGTCAACAACGAACTACGTCGGCAGGTGATCAACATCTACAGAG AAGGTGTCTTTGGCGCTAATGCCGGCAAAACCAGCACAGAGCTCCTCTGGCTCGGACGAGAGTATCCCCTTGGATTCCAGTATTTCAGAGACCGGCTCCATCGTGCGTTTGCGAGTCAAGCCAACCTTACGGACGAGGATCAAATTCGGAAAGGGATAGCTCGAGCCGAGTTCGTGAAGAAAG AGGTCGAGGCTCTGTAA